CAAGAACTGAACGTTCTGCGTCGATTGCAACGATTTCAAGACCCTGTGTAGTTACGCGTTCAGCACCTAAATGGCCAGCCATTTTTTTGCCTTTGAATACGCGACCAGGAGTCTGGTTTTGACCTGTAGAACCTAGAACACGGTGAGAAACAGAGTTACCGTGAGTAGCGTCTTGGGTACGGAAGTTCCAACGTTTAACACCACCTTGGAAACCTTTACCTTTAGATGTACCAGTTACGTCAACAATTTGACCAACTGTGAACAAATCTACACCGATAGTAGCGCCAACTTCACGACCTTCAAGCTCAGCTTCTGAAACGCGGAATTCTTGAACTAGACGACCAGCAGCAACACCCGCTTTCGCGAAGTGACCTTTCTGAGCGTTAGTCACGCGAGATTCGCGACGTTCACCAGTAGTGATTTGAATCGCTTGATAACCATCAGTTTCAAGCGTTTTGATTTGAGTGATGCGGTTAGGATCAACCTCAATCACTGTAACAGGCACAGAAACACCAGCATCTGTAAAGATACGTGTCATACCGCACTTGCGACCGACTAAACCAATAGCCATGTGCATAAACCTCTAAAAAAGCGGCCTAATTAACTCAGAGTGTTAATTAACCCGAAAGCCTTAACCCAATGCGATCTGAACATCAACACCAG
This window of the Acinetobacter sp. NCu2D-2 genome carries:
- the rplC gene encoding 50S ribosomal protein L3 translates to MAIGLVGRKCGMTRIFTDAGVSVPVTVIEVDPNRITQIKTLETDGYQAIQITTGERRESRVTNAQKGHFAKAGVAAGRLVQEFRVSEAELEGREVGATIGVDLFTVGQIVDVTGTSKGKGFQGGVKRWNFRTQDATHGNSVSHRVLGSTGQNQTPGRVFKGKKMAGHLGAERVTTQGLEIVAIDAERSVLVVKGAVPGATGGDVTVRPTIKA